The Aethina tumida isolate Nest 87 chromosome 6, icAetTumi1.1, whole genome shotgun sequence nucleotide sequence GCCGCCCGCCACCGACGTTTAGGAGATCGAGCCCGGCACGATGGCGAGCGGGAAAAGATCTCGCGGACGCCGCCCCGCCACCCATAggacggcggcggcggcggcggtggTGCCGTCGCAGGCGTCGGGCGGTCCGCCGTCCCGCACCAAGTCGGCGGACGAACTGGCGGCGATGACCAAGGAGCAGCTGAAGGCGGAGTGCCGCCGCCGCGGCCAGAAGAGCACCGGCACGAAGGTCGAGCTGGTATGGGGGTAGTTGCTTTCCGGTTGTTTCAGTAATTTACCGATTAGtgtgttgtttattttgttgttgatttttttattttgggttGTAGCCTCTATTAAGTTTTATAGGTTGCTTTGTGTTCTGGCTTAGGTTGCTTCTTTGGCTTGTGTTTTAGATGCtggttgttgtttttttgttggttttttactgtgttaaatgttaaatgttaggTTGTTTTTTGATGGTTGGTTAATTAATGGAAGTGTTTTGATATCTAAGTTTGTTAGGTTCTAAAACTGGAGCCACTACTTAACTATGCCAAtttctttttctaattttggaATTGAGCCactaagtttattatttgatgGTTAGTTATCCAAATTTGTATACTTATGAAAATGTTTCtgttatttcataagaaattatatttgcatTTTCTAAGGAATTTGAGATattgtagaaattttaaattaaacaattaaaattaattaataaaaatgaagacattgaaaatattatgcgtttgtgtttacataaaacaaaggttttaattacaataattttctctCTTAAATCATGTGCgtgaattacattaattacagtaattcctgttattatttttgaattaatgcaAGTATGCCAtgaatgtttcatttttatacttgttatttgtgaatataaaaaaattttaaatattaataataataaattgcatCATTTAAGTTTtccgaaaaaatattttgggactaaataatttatattaaaatagattaggaacaaaatttaattttcaaggtCAACATAAATATAggttaaattagaattttacgtttttatttcaatcgtttcttcattcattttttattatataagaagAATTTgtgagaaaattttaatccatgaatggaatattaaattcttcattgttttgaattgaatatttttctagaaataatttaattcaattagaaaatttttatgtagaatCAATATTCTCTAGAAGttctttagaaattaattaattccaccttaaaaaacaaaaaattggtataaatactcataattttctagaaatactttatttcaagtttaaatcttaataaaccattataaattctaataatttacgacaggaaatcagtatttttctataaatactttataatttaattaattcaagtttctataaatactttagaacttacttaaattcttataaacactaataatttttaacagaaaataaGAATGTTTctagaaatactttaaataaatcagttttaaattttaacattttgttctaaagtcaatattttctagaaatgctttatttcttgtttaaaaactaataaattgtctaataaattttgttaggaaatcaatatttttctagaattcaaaaaaaattaaatatttttcgttaAAAAAGAAGTATTTTAGAAATGCATTTGTACTTAATTAGTTACAATTATTCATTCGTATTTTGAAGGATAAAAAATTGTCCGGTATGGCAAGGAATGTCCCACATACGTTCCACATTTTCTCTAacgtcaattaattaattaatgcaattttattcaatcGAAACAATCGTTGCATTAACAATAAGCACACCACGCTCAAAGCAAAAACATCAAACGTCACATCAAAAACAATCGCACTCTCTGTAATCCGGAAATTTAGAACAATTAACAGTTCATGTGAAAGTGCCAGAGTTGAACGCAAACGCCGACCAGTTCACCTCATCAACGGGGCCGtaataacattaaacatttcttCCCACCGCCGCCAGATTCGATTTTCGAAAAAATGTCGGTTTCTCGAAGACGCGTGTAACACGTTCCGTTTCCCTCAAGTAAAAGTCGAAGTTTCTCCGGTTGATTGCCGTTTTTTTTTGTCGTTTCGTTCGTCGGTTTTGTGCGATAGCACGTTTGGTGTTTGGTCGCAGTAGTTTATCGTGTGTCGCCATGAACATAATCAATGTGTTTTACGATAATTTCAACGGTGTGGTTAAAAATGTAAGtgatcatattaaataattggttCTCGGTTAAGgcaccaaataaaaatttaacacaaataaccgttttttgtgtcaaatatttgagtaaaaattaaaaatatcattgatCCActgcttaaaataaattagagtttgttctattattaaattacatacatatttacaactagaaaatgttttgttgttgGAGAAAGtgattcaaacatttttatgtacatatttaaaattggacaatGAGAAATGTAAGTGTAAGATAGTGAAAACGATTGTGCTGGgggaaaatggaaaaaacatCCAGGTAAATAGCCTCGTGATCTTGCCTTTCAAATGTGATACTTTTGTGATCAAGGTTTCGCTAGAATTGATTGTGACAAAGGCtggttgttatttataatttttattgtttaatttgcgTAAACAACGTTATGAAATATTGTGTTAACACCTGATTGAAACGACATAAAAATTCGCTAATCTTGTTGGATGTtatgaaatgtaaaaattaatcctaattaattaaatatttaaatgttttttaatacgaATGCTGACAGGTAATTTCActtgtttctaattttaaatgggCAACATTGCTTTGATTGGTCATGTTAGATTTCTGTTGTTTttgtaacttaaaattaatttataattttttaataatgttcgtTAGAAATTGAATGTCGTTGTAGACAAACTTTAGAACTAATTCaagtttaaaaagtaataaattgttataaatttaatttttttagaaagttaatatattttctagaaattcaatattttctataaatacttTAGAACTAACTTTATTCACGTTTAAgagataataaattgttttaaattcaatcaattttctttACAAAGTTAACATTTTCTAGAAATACTTTAATTCAAGTTTAaaccttaataaaatattataaattctaataattttccatagaaaatcagtaattttctataaatactttagaatttacttaattcatgtttaagtattaataaattgttatagattatcataaattcagttaaaaattcaacatttatctagaaataatttagaactaactttattaaagtttaagagataataaattgttataaatttcaacgaTTTTCTTTAGgaagttattattttctagaaatactttaatttaagttcaaaccttaataaactattataaattctaatatttttcattaggaaaacagtatttttctataaatactttagaatgtaattaattcaagtttaaatattaataaattgttaaaaattatcataaattcagttagaaattcaatatttttcaagaaatagtTCAGAACGAACTTGAttcgaatttaaaattgatataaattgaagaattttCGTTAGAAAGTGAATATTTTCTAGAAATACTTTAAGTTCAAACCATtaataatctataataaattctaataattttcgttaggaaatcagtatttttctaaaaaataattcagaatttaattaattcaaatttaatttttctaaaaatactttaaaactaACTTTATTCAAGTTTAAgacatattaaattgttataaattccAATAATGTTCCTTATAAATTCagtatattctaaaaatactttaattcaagtttaaaccttaataaactattataaattctaatgATTTTCATCAGGAAATCAATATCTTTGTATAAatactttagaatttaattaattcaagtttaaatattattaaatggttGTGTcagaaattcaatattttaaaaggaaataatgtaaaataattaattacttaaatatggCGTTTAAAACAAACTCTGGTTTATTTTACTAtccataaatttagtttaaaatgctGCCATAAATCAAGTTAGTTtaagtaagttttaaaaatgtacatttgttttaataaatcccGAACTTCTAAAGGTGTCTAAAAATAGAACGGTTCCGTTTCTGTTAATAATGAatgcacaaattaaaaataaacaatcaatcaaCTAATTGCAGTTAATTGCGATATTGCATTGGTGACGAACCGTCATATCAAGTCCGACTGCTGCGAAccgttttaacatttaacaaatcCAAATCGTTCTTGAAACTTTGACCCCGCATCAGTTCGTACTCAATTCTCAGACGCACACacgtgattaataaaaataataatgcgcTGGTGATGAAAATTCGGGGGGAAATGCAGCAGCATGTGATCATCGTCATAGAGGAGGAGGATCATGTACGTAATCAGATCGATTCGATTGTACACGTGTTTTGTTGTCGATGTCTTTGGCACGGTGCCAGGACATGGTTCGATGGCGTGTTGAGGGAATTGGGAATTTTGTTCGGggatttttgttcaaaaattcaCCCACTGTGgcttttagaataaattatttatttcaagtttctaTTGCTTCATATAAACGATAAAGTTTTATGtggttgtaaaattaaattgtcttttatttcttttcatttcactttttttgatttctctTCTACATTTCCCGttgattttaagttaattaaatgaattttaaatatttttttctatctagttattttgaaacatttttttaagttaatgaaatcagttttagacaataaatatggtggaatttagtatttaattaacagtatTGCTGTTTCAAGTACCACAAACATgccaacaaataataaacctCACGAAACGTGTACACgtacaaaaacaatttgcaCGATCACACAATTACTATTTTACGCTGAATACGCCAGTTTAATCGCCACCTCACGAACCGTGCCGCACATAAAACCATTCACCGTTCACCTTAACGTTGCAGCTTCAAAGACTGGGCCACAAGATGACGGGAGGCGGCCGCAGGAAGGACGCCAATGTCGCGACGTCGAACGGCAATGAGGCGATCGGCAACGACAACACATCGGCCGCCACCGACCGACTGTCCTCCAGAGAGAAGGAGGCGAGACAGCGGGAACGGGAAGAACGGGCGGGCATCGTGCTGTGGCGGCGGCCGCTCCTCACCCTCGAGCTGTCGTTCAAGGAGACGCTGGTGTTGAGCCAGACCTTCGGCAGAAAGTAACCGCTTCCATTTAGTTCGtaaccttgttattaaagctGTCGTCTGTTTTTGTAGGATTTTAGACAACAAACTGCTGGTGGCGGTTAGCCTGATCTCAGTATTATCTACCTACGTGTTGCTGAACACGAAGGGCCCGCACCACGACCTGGTACAGAACGTCTACGGTCAGGTGTTGTGGTGTTTGTACTGGACGGGGCTGGGGATCCTGTCGTCGGTCGGTCTGGGGACCGGACTGCACACCTTCCTGCTGTACCTGGGGCCGCACATTGCCCGCGTCACGCTCGCCGCCTACGAGTGCGGCGGCACCAACTTTCCCGAGCCACCGTATCCAGACGAGTACGTCcccagttattaattaatcattaattattatactggtattttttgtagaattatCTGTCCGTCCACTTCTGACGGGGTCGCCGTCAGCATCTGGAGCATAATGTCCAAGGTTCGACTGGAGGCCATGTGCTGGGGCGCCGGTACCGCCCTAGGTGAACTACCTCCATACTTCATGGCCAAAGCTGCAAGACTCTCGGGGTACTACTGCCTAAACCACCTTTTTCCGTTTggactaataataattttggtgAAATTTCCAGCATCGACCCGGACGACGAGGACGAAGAACTGCAGGAGTTCGAGGAGCTGCAGAAGAAGCAACAA carries:
- the LOC109605774 gene encoding vacuole membrane protein 1 isoform X2, with translation MNIINVFYDNFNGVVKNLQRLGHKMTGGGRRKDANVATSNGNEAIGNDNTSAATDRLSSREKEARQREREERAGIVLWRRPLLTLELSFKETLVLSQTFGRKILDNKLLVAVSLISVLSTYVLLNTKGPHHDLVQNVYGQVLWCLYWTGLGILSSVGLGTGLHTFLLYLGPHIARVTLAAYECGGTNFPEPPYPDEIICPSTSDGVAVSIWSIMSKVRLEAMCWGAGTALGELPPYFMAKAARLSGIDPDDEDEELQEFEELQKKQQNKDELTLIERGKVFVEELVQKVGFLGILACASIPNPLFDLAGITCGHFLVPFWTFFGATLIGKAVIKMHIQKLFVIVAFNESLLNKALELVNLVPVLGARLQVPFRSFLDNQKNKLHKNEGAKVAEGGNLLATVFECFVFAMILYFVVSIVNSLAQSYHKRLHKKKSSKVSKD
- the LOC109605774 gene encoding vacuole membrane protein 1 isoform X1 → MASGKRSRGRRPATHRTAAAAAVVPSQASGGPPSRTKSADELAAMTKEQLKAECRRRGQKSTGTKVELLQRLGHKMTGGGRRKDANVATSNGNEAIGNDNTSAATDRLSSREKEARQREREERAGIVLWRRPLLTLELSFKETLVLSQTFGRKILDNKLLVAVSLISVLSTYVLLNTKGPHHDLVQNVYGQVLWCLYWTGLGILSSVGLGTGLHTFLLYLGPHIARVTLAAYECGGTNFPEPPYPDEIICPSTSDGVAVSIWSIMSKVRLEAMCWGAGTALGELPPYFMAKAARLSGIDPDDEDEELQEFEELQKKQQNKDELTLIERGKVFVEELVQKVGFLGILACASIPNPLFDLAGITCGHFLVPFWTFFGATLIGKAVIKMHIQKLFVIVAFNESLLNKALELVNLVPVLGARLQVPFRSFLDNQKNKLHKNEGAKVAEGGNLLATVFECFVFAMILYFVVSIVNSLAQSYHKRLHKKKSSKVSKD
- the LOC109605774 gene encoding vacuole membrane protein 1 isoform X3 translates to MTGGGRRKDANVATSNGNEAIGNDNTSAATDRLSSREKEARQREREERAGIVLWRRPLLTLELSFKETLVLSQTFGRKILDNKLLVAVSLISVLSTYVLLNTKGPHHDLVQNVYGQVLWCLYWTGLGILSSVGLGTGLHTFLLYLGPHIARVTLAAYECGGTNFPEPPYPDEIICPSTSDGVAVSIWSIMSKVRLEAMCWGAGTALGELPPYFMAKAARLSGIDPDDEDEELQEFEELQKKQQNKDELTLIERGKVFVEELVQKVGFLGILACASIPNPLFDLAGITCGHFLVPFWTFFGATLIGKAVIKMHIQKLFVIVAFNESLLNKALELVNLVPVLGARLQVPFRSFLDNQKNKLHKNEGAKVAEGGNLLATVFECFVFAMILYFVVSIVNSLAQSYHKRLHKKKSSKVSKD